One Setaria viridis chromosome 5, Setaria_viridis_v4.0, whole genome shotgun sequence genomic region harbors:
- the LOC117858503 gene encoding protoporphyrinogen oxidase, chloroplastic, producing MVAAAMATAPSAGVPPLRGTRGPARFRIRGVSVRCAAVAGGAAEAPASAGARVSADCVVVGGGISGLCTAQALATKHGVGDVLVTEARARPGGNITTVERPDEGYLWEEGPNSFQPSDPVLTMAVDSGLKDDLVFGDPNAPRFVLWEGKLRPVPSKPADLPFFDLMSIPGKLRAGFGALGIRPPPPGREESVEEFVRRNLGAEVFERLIEPFCSGVYAGDPSKLSMKAAFGKVWRLEEAGGSIIGGTIKTIQERGKNPKPPRDPRLPTPKGQTVASFRKGLAMLPNAITSSLGSKVKLSWKLTSITKSDGMGYVLVYETPEGVVSVQAKSVIMTIPSYVASDILRPLSSDAADALSRFYYPPVAAVTISYPKEAIRKECLIDGELQGFGQLHPRSQGVETLGTIYSSSLFPNRAPAGRVLLLNYIGGATNTGIVSKSASELVEAVDRDLRKMLINPSAVDPLVLGVRVWPQAIPQFLVGHLDLLESAKSSLDRGGYDGLFLGGNYVAGVALGRCVEGAYESASQISDFLTKYAYK from the exons ATGgttgccgccgccatggccaccgcccCCTCCGCTGGCGTGCCTCCACTAAGAGGGACCCGCGGCCCCGCGCGTTTCCGCATTCGCGGCGTCAGCGTGCGCTGcgccgcggtggcgggcggcgcggccgaggcgccggcctccgcgggcgcgcgggtgtCCGCGGACTGCgtcgtggtgggcggcggcatCAGCGGCCTCTGCACCGCGCAGGCGCTGGCCACGAAgcacggcgtcggcgacgtgCTCGTCACGGAGGCCCGCGCCCGACCCGGCGGCAACATCACCACCGTCGAGCGCCCCGATGAAGGGTACCTCTGGGAGGAGGGGCCCAACAGCTTCCAGCCCTCCGACCCCGTCCTCACCATGGCC GTGGATAGCGGGCTGAAGGATGACCTCGTGTTTGGAGACCCGAATGCGCCGCGGTTCGTGCTGTGGGAGGGGAAGCTGAGGCCCGTGCCATCCAAGCCCGCCGACCTCCCGTTCTTCGATCTCATGAGCATTCCTGGCAAGCTCAGGGCTGGCTTTGGGGCCCTCGGCATCCGACCGCCACCTCCA GGCCGCGAGGAGTCAGTGGAAGAATTCGTGCGCCGCAACCTCGGAGCTGAAGTCTTTGAGCGCCTCATTGAGCCTTTCTGCTCAG GTGTCTATGCTGGTGATCCTTCAAAGCTCAGTATGAAAGCTGCATTTGGGAAGGTGTGGCGCCTGGAAGAGGCTGGAGGTAGTATTATTGGTGGAACCATCAAGACGATTCAGGAGAGGGGCAAGAATCCTAAACCACCGAGGGATCC CCGCCTTCCTACGCCAAAGGGGCAGACAGTTGCATCTTTTAGGAAGGGTCTCGCCATGCTTCCAAATGCCATTACATCCAG CTTGGGTAGTAAAGTCAAGCTTTCGTGGAAACTCACTAGCATTACAAAATCAGATGGCATGGGATATGTATTGGTGTATGAAACACCTGAAGGCGTTGTTTCAGTGCAGGCTAAAAGTGTTATCATGACGATTCCATCATATGTTGCTAGTGACATCTTGCGTCCACTTTCA AGCGATGCTGCAGATGCCCTTTCAAGATTCTATTATCCACCAGTTGCTGCTGTAACTATTTCGTATCCAAAGGAAGCTATTAGAAAGGAATGCTTGATTGATGGGGAGCTCCAGGGTTTTGGCCAGTTGCATCCACGTAGTCAAGGAGTTGAGACATTAG GGACGATATACAGCTCATCACTCTTTCCAAATCGCGCTCCTGCTGGAAGGGTGTTACTTCTAAACTACATAGGAGGTGCCACAAACACAGGAATTGTTTCCAAG AGTGCAAGTGAGCTGGTAGAAGCAGTTGACCGTGACCTCAGGAAAATGCTCATCAACCCTAGCGCAgtggaccctttagtcctgggtgtcCGAGTGTGGCCACAAGCCATACCTCAGTTCCTGGTAGGACATCTTGATCTTCTGGAGTCTGCAAAATCTTCCCTGGACCGAGGTGGCTATGATGGGCTGTTCCTTGGAGGGAACTATGTAGCAGGAGTTGCCCTGGGCCGATGCGTGGAGGGTGCCTATGAGAGCGCCTCGCAAATATCTGATTTCTTGACCAAGTACGCCTACAAGTGA